The following proteins are co-located in the Branchiostoma lanceolatum isolate klBraLanc5 chromosome 16, klBraLanc5.hap2, whole genome shotgun sequence genome:
- the LOC136422294 gene encoding uncharacterized protein, which yields MSLRAWSRVSVFVFLLVAASCQEEAAEQAESDGQPDPAQDTDGQDSQDTSGDAQLRKECCLRGEGSTSGWGSCVGKARRYVKTLSLDEDKGKVCRVAFSVCCGKATPSSPDKDVKQLGGGSRASGRHKGHEPVSEAKREYYRIREECCEAGHQSLRQPGRCWPKARAYVRTLTLSKSNARMCRMLFSGCCYRASRVAKPAAPQTPGQGVKQLGGTTSSEGDTDQKATEPVWKRRLTTRCCNAGKRSAAATSGSCQTRARTMARKTRARGKARRVQKEDMEGCSQTFIRCCNEVPIGQ from the exons ATGTCGCTGAGGGCTTGGAGTCGAGTATCGGTCTTCGTTTTCCTTCTTGTCGCCGCCTCATGTCAGGAGGAAGCTGCCGAACAGGCG GAAAGTGACGGCCAGCCTGACCCGGCACAAGACACTGATGGCCAGGATTCTCAAGACACCAGCGGGGATGCCCAGCTCCGTAAGGAGTGCTGCCTCCGCGGGGAGGGCTCCACCAGTGGGTGGGGGAGCTGCGTGGGGAAAGCCCGCCGGTATGTCAAGACTCTCTCCCTGGACGAGGACAAGGGCAAGGTGTGCAGAGTGGCCTTCAGCGTCTGCTGCGGCAAAGCTACACCTTCG TCTCCGGATAAAGACGTGAAACAACTAGGCGGCGGTTCCAGAGCAAGCGGAAGGCACAAGGGACATGAACCGG TTTCGGAAGCGAAGCGTGAGTACTACAGAATCCGCGAGGAGTGCTGCGAGGCCGGGCATCAGTCCCTCCGCCAGCCGGGGCGCTGTTGGCCGAAGGCCCGTGCTTATGTCCGGACCCTCACCCTGAGCAAGAGCAATGCCAGAATGTGCAGAATGCTGTTTAGTGGCTGCTGCTACAGGGCCAGCAGAGTCGCCAAACCTGCG GCCCCTCAAACGCCGGGTCAAGGCGTGAAGCAACTTGGTGGTACCACATCAAGCGAAGGAGACACAGACCAGAAAG CCACGGAACCGGTCTGGAAGCGCCGCCTGACGACCAGATGCTGTAATGCAGGAAAGAGGAGCGCCGCGGCCACTTCCGGTTCCTGTCAGACCCGCGCGCGGACGATGGCCCGCAAGACTCGCGCCAGGGGAAAAGCCCGCCGGGTTCAGAAGGAAGACATGGAGGGCTGCAGCCAGACCTTCATCCGCTGCTGTAACGAAGTTCCCATCGGTCAATAG